The following coding sequences lie in one Rutidosis leptorrhynchoides isolate AG116_Rl617_1_P2 chromosome 4, CSIRO_AGI_Rlap_v1, whole genome shotgun sequence genomic window:
- the LOC139841561 gene encoding uncharacterized protein translates to MTGIPRHIAEHRLNVNPALKPVVQKCRGMASDHAKWLCEEVTKLMKAGILREVQYQSWIANPILVKKTDGSWRMCIDYKDLNKAFPKDNYPLPEIDLKVDFVWTSEAETAFQELKKLLKTLPTLTAPIDGETLYLYILVANEAFGSVLVAERDKIQKPMYFVSKALTGSEINYAPIEKFVYALILTSRRLRRYFQGHPVHVLTNMLVKQVLTKPEISGRLALWVVELGAYQISYLPRNAIKGQVLADYLAEMTGELEVVIERTELKPIISETWDLFTDGASCAEGAGAGLVLVSPIGEEHTYVLRFNFDVTNNEAEYEALLAGLNIARKMNITNLRLLKELDLRFEHFELAQVPRSQNKKADALSKLAALTHSHFQKQVWVEEFPSKSIDNDLMVASVIEEQPNWMEPILQYIRNDVLPNDKREARLVRERAPMYIIQNDILYRKSYCGPMMRCVGPIEAEIIIDEVHNGSCALHSGYKTIAAKIMRMGYFWPSLYHDVAKIVKRYKSCQRHASQNRMPRHDMVPINSPWPFHK, encoded by the exons ATGACTGGTATTCCGCGTCATATTGCAGAACACAGACTGAATGTGAATCCAGCTTTAAAACCTGTAGTGCAGAAGTGTCGAGGCATGGCCTCAGATCACGCTAAGTGGCTGTGCGAAGAGGTAACAAAATTGATGAAAGCTGGAATTTTACGCGAAGTTCAATATCAATCATGGATTGCGAATCCAATTTTGGTGAAAAAGACTGATGGCTcgtggagaatgtgtattgattacaaggATTTAAATAAAGCGTTCCCTAAGGATAACTATCCACTTCCAGAAATTGATTTGAAAGTGGA cttTGTTTGGACAAGCGAAGCTGAAACCGCGTTTCAGGAACTAAAGAAGTTATTGAAAACTTTGCCTACGTTAACAGCGCCAATCGATGGCGAAACTCTTTACCTTTATATATTGGTAGCAAAtgaagcttttggctcagttttaGTTGCGGAAAGGGATAAAATACAAAAACCTATGTATTTTGTCAGTAAAGCTCTTACAGGaagcgaaataaactatgcgcccatTGAAAAATTTGTGTATGCACTCATATTAACATCGCGAAGGTTAAGAAGgtattttcaagggcatccagtACATGTGCTAACTAACATGCTGGTCaagcaagtcttaacaaaaccagagatatctggtagGCTGGCGTTGTGGGTggtagaattaggtgcttatcaaatttCTTACCTTCCGCGCAATGCTATAAAGGGTCAAGTTTTGGCAGATTATCTCGCAGAAATGACTGGGGAGTTGGAAGTGGTTATTGAGCGAACCGAATTAAAGCCAATAATTAGCGAAACatgggatttatttactgatggcGCCTCATGTGCAGAAGGGGCTGGTGCGGGTTTAGTGTTAGTAAGCCCAATAGGTGAGGAGCATACGTACGTATTACGTTTTAATTTTGATGTAACAAATAATGAAGCggaatatgaagcattgcttgcTGGTTTAAATATAGCGCGTAAAATGAATATCACCAATTTGCGA TTGTTGAAAGAATTAGATTTGCGGTTTGAGCATTTTGAACTCGCACAAGTACCAAGgagtcaaaataagaaggcggatgctttGAGTAAGTTGGCTGCTTTAACGCAttcgcactttcaaaaacaagttTGGGTCGAGGAATTTCCAAGCAAATCAATAGATAACGATTTAATGGTGGCGTCCGTTATAGAAGAacagccaaattggatggaaccaatcTTGCAATATATCCGCAATGATGTTTTGCCAAATGATAAGCGTGAAGCTCGTTTAGTCAGAGAGCGAGCACCAATGTACATCATTCAAAATGACATTTTGTATCGTAAGTCATATTGTGGTCCAATGATGCGATGTGTGGGCCCAATTGAAGCAGAAATAATAATTGATGAAGTGCATAATGGTTCTTGCGCATTGCATTCAGGCTATAAAACTATTGCGgcgaaaattatgcggatgggttacttttggccatccctatatcACGATGTTGCAAAGATTGTTAAGCGTTACAAAAGCTGCCAAAGGCATGCTTCACAGAATCGGATGCCAAGACATGATATGGTCCCTATTAATTCGCCATGGCCATTTCACAAGTGA